The Triticum aestivum cultivar Chinese Spring chromosome 6D, IWGSC CS RefSeq v2.1, whole genome shotgun sequence genomic sequence CAGTAGCCATCAAACCTTGcggcatatacatattcctttttcAGCAATACTTGTTACTGACTCAAAACACATTTGTTCTCAGTTTCTTGTGTTGATTCAGCTGCTCTTCTGGGCACTGACTAGAATTTGGTAAATTACAAGAGAGCACTAGCAACACCATCCTTTTCTCTACAGAAAGTGCATGTGTGTAAATTTCATGGTAATCATATGATTCTTTATTAGGTTAAATAGTTGTCAAATAACAGCTTAACAAACATGCGTTCAAAATGTTACATTAGAGAACAAAAAGAAATTTAAATATTGTAACGAAAGAAAGGTCCAGTGGAAGGTCTAGAACCGAACTCGCTTTAAAAATGAGTGAACAACAATTTCATTACAACGGAAAGGTAGACAGGCCTATATAGAAACAAACTGTTCAACATTGATGACCGATTTAAATAGCAATCTAGAAAAGCATGGCAAGCTTCACTCGAATACAACACAACCATCACAATACTGTTTCCTTCCTTTTTTTAGCTGCCATGGTGCTGTCACCTGTGAGCACCCACCTCCATAAATATCACAGACCTCTTTGGAGGTGTCGCAAAGGTGTGACATGAGCTTCCTTACTAGTGGCGGTAACCGCAGTGGATATCAAACTAAACAGTTTTGTAGCGACCACTTATAATTGAGCAAGCGACTGAATAAATTTAAATTACTTACGACCTCTTTGATATGCGGGGTTATGCAAAAACATGCAGGAAGAGAAAATTTTAGGAGTGTTTCATGAAATATTTTTAGCGTTTGTTAGGATGCTTCTCCGCTACCAACACCCCACAATGCGCAAGCTAGACCTGCAGAGTTTGGACTGCAGCACATTCATGAGTCATATAACACTAAACTCTTGTTTCTTGTGCAGGATTGTGTTGTAATGATTTAACTGAACTATGCATAAAAATAGGTAGCgtaaaaattatttttatttttcctgaaaaacTTTATGACTTGAAGGAGGATAGATAATCCTGCTATACCGTTGCTGTTCTGTTTTCAGTTTCGTTCAGTTAGCTGAATAAACACTCATGTAGCATGCTGATGTACACGTCTTGACCGATGCATTTGTTTTCAGTTAGTTTGTTAGCTAATCTTGCTCACATGACCGGTTCATGGGATGGCATGAACTTAAGCGGGAATGTAAGGAAACGTAGCGCACACACATGGTGGAGCGTCGTGGGGTGGCATGACCTCTAAGCTTGCCGGGCATGAGCATTTTCTTCCTTATAACCCACAATTCAGTTTGGCTGCATATAATAAATAATAGAAAGACAGAAAAGGTTGTACGCAGTTCATAGCGGAAAAAACATTCAGAGTTCATCTTCTTCCACCTCTTGCTCACTCTTTTGTTCTCTCGCGCTCACGTCTCTAGTCTAGATCAGGCAACAAAAAAGGACAAGTACTACAGCTGCAAGTGGCAAATCCGAAGCAGGAGACAGACTTCAGTATAATTggatcgagagaaaattgtggatccacATTGGACGAGCTTTCAAGAATGAGACACTTTTCTCATGTCAAATGCAATTGGTGGAGCATATATAAAGACATCCACACATTAAGACAAGTTAAACACTTGATTTCAATTTAAACTAGAACGGTATTTTGCCTTGTCACCTCCATGAGACTTACGAAAGACAAAAGTAAGACTTACCCAAGTAGGCAAACATTTCCTTTGTGTATCTTGGTTTTCCATTCCTGGAATCCAGCTAATTAAAAATAATAAACCTGATAAATTATCGGCGACAAATTTCCACATACAAAAATACATATAGTTGTATGCATCAAGCAAGAGATACTTTCCAAGTTTCAGAAAACATAAGAGGTGGTGTTAAAGGGTCATGTAGCAACCAAGCAATACATATTAGACTGCACTCTGTACAAAATATTTCACATGATTAATGAATAAATTTTCTCAACACCTCCTTTTCGTTTTCTGCACTAAACTGCAGCTTAACACTCTCACCTGAAGAAATTACTTTGACTTTTTTAACACAAGAAATTGCTTTGATGTCAGATGCATTGTCTACCAATAATGACTAATGGATTGCCTACAGCCAGAGAATGCAAAAATGTTTGTGTGCATCCTGGACCATGCCAAATTTTGGGATAGATATGCATCGAAGTCAACTGACATCTTAGGATCAGAAGCACATCAAAATGAACTCATAATAAAAAAACATCAATTTTGTCATTGAAACAATGGTAAACTGACATAGACTCCCAACAGCTTTCATAGAGAACGAATAGTTAAGCGTTGTGGCTGCTCCATTTCGTGCTTCCTCCTGATGTTGTGCTCTTGGTTGTGCTCTTTGGCAGCAGAGCCTTCTTGCCTGCCTCTCGAGCCAATGCAGATATAGAAATTATGCAACCGTTGCTTTTCATGTTGCTGGAACATCAGAGGTGCTAAAGTATCATGTAGCAGCCCAACAATGTAGACAACTGGAGCTTGGTGGTGTGCTCTGTCTGCCTCTGGGCCTATGCAAGCATTATATTCCTCTTCCGCAAGTGGAGATCGAAGCAGCTTTATCAAAATTAAATCACTAGGAAGACTCACAGAAATCAACTATGGATACCAAGAAACAGTGTAAAGTGCTAGAGCTTACTATTCTTTGTTCATCTTTCtagtatttttttagaaaaggaggattaaaTGTTCATCTTTCCAGTAAGTTCTCACATCACAGAACCAATCATTTAACCAGAGCAACTCCACGAGACACTAACCAGTAACCAGGCATGCATGTCGACATtagataatactccctccgtaaactaatataagagcatttagaatactaaaatagtgatctaaacgctcttatattagtttacagagggagtagtataaaaGAGTCCACATGATTAAATCCAACAAATTCAACTTCACAGGCCACAATACATAAATGTAGAACAAGCGTCGACCACAACACATCCGCGGCGTACACAATGGAACAATCTGCAGACTGCATAGTAGGACACTTTGAGCATCAACCACACCATACAAAATGGAACAACTTCCTTACACCAAATAGCCATGTCCGCATCTCAACAACCCGAATTTAACTCTGGATACCTGCAGAACATCAATGTCATCTCAGTCAAACTAATTTATCATGCCCACTCAGAAAAACAAATTTTGGATGATTCCCAAAAATAAACATTAACCTTGCCATAGTGCAAATTATACGAAAAATATCCAGAGCTCAATCATCCCATGATTATTGGACAAACTGATACCACAAATGGAGAACAACAATAACAGAGCATTTAGTTTGTTCTGGCAGCTGTATGTTGACATGTTTACAAGATTCTTGCTACATAACTATGTACGATCGCAGTAGAAACTAAGAGATCAGTGACTCGCCGCCAATCATGTGACACAAAAAAAAACAGAACTCCCAAGAATGTTGACTCATTCCAGATTTACTTTTTTGTGCCATGCTATATGTGAGGCTCGGAGTACGATGGGAAAATGTCTAGTATGCCAAGCTAGTATGTCTAGTACGAAGGAAAATGCAAGCATAGACTATGCACCATCTTGTAAATTGGGTAACCAAGCAAAAAAAAGGGTATATGAAAAGAGAAAAGTACCTAAGTTGTTTGACAAAGATAGCACGTTAGAATATCAGGTGTGTTCAAAGTTCCGGCCAGATCTGTCCCTTTCCTCCCAAATCCGCTGCCTAGAAGAAAATGAAGCACAAACCAAATGAAAATTCAAAGAAAAGTCCAGTGTGGCTCCACATATATCGCCAGGTCTAAAAATGAATTATTGTATTACATGTTTAGAGAAAATGCATTTACCCAGAATAATTGTCGAGTAAGTTTTGTACCAATTATGACCATAAAGCCAATATAAATATGCACGGAATGGGAAACCAGAGTTCCAAAACAAGCATAACATAGCACTACGTGAAATTAATAAACTAGTGCTACTCTTCGATAAAAACTAGAGCACATGGTATCATGAATTGAAGATTTATATCAAGATCGATCAATATAAATTCAATTCTTGCAAGGAAGAATAGTGAATAAGAGAACGTGACAAGCCTTAAACCGCCTCCAGATGTTCCAATTGATTAATTATTTCAGATGGTTTCACTGCTGCAGCTATTGCCATTTTCCAATTTCTAGAAACCCTCTGATGAAAAGATCATTACAAGCACATAATTGTATTTAGCCTTTAGCAATGGCCAGGCATCAAAGCAACATTTGTATTCATGTTCTAGCTTTAATGGATCCCTCTAATCAGCCAAGTTAGGCAAACAATAGGAAATTAGATAACCATAACATGACCAGATCAACAGAGAAACGAACAAGACATTgtattcttatatatatatatatacacacacatatacatatatagTTCAatcgtaatatatatatatatatatatatatatatatatacacatatacatatatagTTCAATCGTAATAACATGAACAATGTTACCGCAAGAACATACCATAAGTAACTGGAATGAATAGGAGCGAAAACTAATTGCACTATTTTGCTTGTCCAATGTAGATAGGGGGCACTACCTGCAGCATAGAAATTCCTGTAGGGATGAAAGGTGTCATGACATATCTGGTTTCTTTTAACAATATGTTTGATCTGCATCGAGTCAATTTGGAGCGTGAAGTTGCCAATCATCGTGGAGAGAACAACCAAATTTGACTCCTCATCATACCCAACAAAAAATGCATAACTTATTCTCCTTGGAAGCATCTCATCCAGTGGAATGGTTTTCCGCAGCAACACCCATTCGCCAATGCCTTCACAGTTAGATTTCCTATCCCATAAATGGATGTTCAGGTCCAACAAACCAGCAAGGCCAAGGCCACCATCGGCCATCCGCAAGAGCTGAAAACACCGGTCGTTGGTAACATGGTTTTCCACCGGTGTCTTGATCACAACAAGACTTTGCATTTCGAAATCAAACACAAGAACTTCACCACCACAAATCAACCAGCAAAGTGTATTCCCGACAAGGATGCTGCGGCTTGTCGCAGAAATCCTATTTGCTATGGTCACCGAGAAAATATTTCCCCAAACGCTAGACGCTGAGTCATAGAGAGAACAAGATGCCTGTGTACTGAATCCATCACTGACCAAAACCAATTTAAATGGGCTTGAGAAGCAATCTCCATGGACGTGCCCATCTTTGGCATCAACGCACAGTACAGCGCCATGCCAGGCTGAGTTTGTCCTCATAGAGTGGAATCCTGGTGGAAAAGACACGATGTGCTCTTTGCCGGTGAGGGGATCCCACACGACGGTCTCATGCTTATTCCTGTCAATTAGGACAGAGAGACCGTGGCGGCAGCCCATGTATGCTTCATCGGTGTGGTAGGATCTGGTGCTCTTGGGCAGGGAGAAGCGGGCAGCAGGGATGCGGTCAGGCGAGTCCATGGCAGGAATGAAGCTTTTAGCATACCCTCTGAAGAAGCCTAGCAGAGGAGGCATCCGGTGGTGCTTGAGGAAGGATTTGCGGAACTGGGGGTCGTAGAGGATGCTGCCCCAGCGCTTGGATACGGCGGACGCACGGGAGAGCGAGGACGGCTTCGGAGGGAGGCGGACGAGGATCTCGATGAGGAGGTTGTCGTCGCCAAGCACCTCGGACACTGGGTCGGCCAGCGGCACAGAACAGCGCAGCCTACTGCCGTCCACACGCGTGGGAAAGGTATCGGCCCTGGCATGAAAAGGAATTTAATCAATGGACACACATATATTCACATCAGGACAGCTGCTAGAATCCAACACACTGCACATCCATCCAGAACAGCGATAGCATATACAAAGCAAGTAGTGCACGGCACAAAATTAAGAGGGGGAGGAACACCAGTGGGATCTTACCCTTGGCCTTGGGGAGTCTCAGCAGCGGGATCCATCAGCGGtaccctctcctctctctctctctctgcactgCTGCAAAAGGGGATGGATGTTAGGGTTTGATTAGGAGGGGAAAATCTGGCTAGGGTTTACTAATAGAGGGAAAATAAGATGAGACGAAAACGAATCACTAGTAGATTAGatggagaaggaagggaaggagaaggggtGGGCTAACCAGGATCGGATCTCCGGGGACGCGGACGGGGACGGGGCACGGTGAGGTCGCCGATGGCTCCGATCCTTCTTTCTCCGGTCCGTCCGCTGCTGAGAGTGGAGAGACTCGGGGGTACGGCAGTTTTCAGTTTTTAGACAATGGGAAGCAGGCAGCTGAGTGTAGGAACGccgagtttttctttttctttttttgagattAACGCTGATGTTGTACGCAGGTGCCATCTAAGATGTAACGTTGGCCCATCCAAGCCCAGCCTTGTACGTTCCACTGAGAAACAAAATCTTCTAAGAAAAAACACTGGGAAGTTTTCTTCCTGAAAACACTGAGAACAACCTACATCGGTCCagaccgcggaagccatccaaaGCGGACCTGCATCAATCCGCTGAGATGTCCGGACTTATTTTCTCCTGCAAACCAGAGACAAACGTGGGGAGTTTGGCAGGAGTCCGGACCGCTCCCAAGCCCGTTTCTGACCGCTCTGACCCACCAAATAACCCTCAACCCTCCCGCGCGTTTTcggtcagtgccgctccaaagCGTCATCGCCTGCATTCATACCCGGCTAGAGCGGACGTGACTGCTCAccggcgccggcattgaagcggagCGCCGTCCGAGAGcaccgcccgcgccgcttcccggtgcaagcgactgccaCGCGTTCAAACGACACAACGGCcgcccgtccgtccatctgccgaccgcgccgcttcccggtgcaggcaacTGCCACGCGTTCAAACGACACGGCACACG encodes the following:
- the LOC123140673 gene encoding uncharacterized protein — its product is MDPAAETPQGQGADTFPTRVDGSRLRCSVPLADPVSEVLGDDNLLIEILVRLPPKPSSLSRASAVSKRWGSILYDPQFRKSFLKHHRMPPLLGFFRGYAKSFIPAMDSPDRIPAARFSLPKSTRSYHTDEAYMGCRHGLSVLIDRNKHETVVWDPLTGKEHIVSFPPGFHSMRTNSAWHGAVLCVDAKDGHVHGDCFSSPFKLVLVSDGFSTQASCSLYDSASSVWGNIFSVTIANRISATSRSILVGNTLCWLICGGEVLVFDFEMQSLVVIKTPVENHVTNDRCFQLLRMADGGLGLAGLLDLNIHLWDRKSNCEGIGEWVLLRKTIPLDEMLPRRISYAFFVGYDEESNLVVLSTMIGNFTLQIDSMQIKHIVKRNQICHDTFHPYRNFYAAGSGFGRKGTDLAGTLNTPDILTCYLCQTT